In Deinococcus puniceus, one genomic interval encodes:
- the rsmA gene encoding 16S rRNA (adenine(1518)-N(6)/adenine(1519)-N(6))-dimethyltransferase RsmA, which translates to MNSDPTDTGSPETAPQSALPLYSPARVRELLTLHGLRPTKSLGQNFLIDGNILRAIAEAGGAAPGVPVLEIGPGLGVLTREVASRGALVTALEKDERLKPVLADTLAGTGVNVIWGDALDFNYAGLPPGTRVIANLPYYITGVLLSRFMQAPNILSATVLVQKEVAQRLAAKPGQEAYGFLSALAALYGSVKHVRDVPKGAFLPAPDVTSSVVRLDFDRARPLPDPALVSFIDAALHHRRKTLRNNLRLIGHEGAPVDAAIAGAGLRADVRAEDVALDDLQAVARSLGVVR; encoded by the coding sequence TTGAATTCAGACCCAACCGATACTGGTTCCCCCGAAACCGCGCCCCAGTCGGCCTTACCGCTGTATTCCCCCGCCCGCGTGCGCGAACTGCTGACGCTGCACGGCCTGCGCCCTACCAAAAGCCTCGGCCAGAATTTTCTGATCGACGGCAATATTCTGCGGGCTATTGCCGAAGCAGGCGGGGCCGCCCCCGGCGTGCCTGTACTGGAAATCGGCCCCGGCCTCGGCGTGCTGACCCGTGAAGTGGCTTCACGCGGGGCGCTTGTGACGGCGCTGGAAAAAGACGAGCGGCTGAAGCCTGTGCTGGCCGACACTTTGGCGGGAACAGGCGTCAACGTGATCTGGGGCGACGCCCTCGATTTCAATTACGCGGGGCTGCCCCCCGGAACCCGTGTTATCGCCAATTTGCCCTACTACATCACGGGCGTGCTGCTGTCGCGCTTTATGCAGGCCCCCAACATCCTGTCGGCCACCGTGCTGGTGCAAAAAGAAGTGGCGCAGCGCCTCGCGGCCAAGCCCGGTCAGGAGGCTTACGGGTTCCTGAGTGCGCTGGCAGCCCTCTACGGCAGTGTCAAGCATGTGCGGGACGTGCCCAAAGGCGCATTCCTGCCTGCGCCCGACGTGACCAGCAGCGTGGTGCGCCTCGATTTTGACCGCGCCCGTCCCCTGCCTGACCCCGCGTTGGTCAGTTTTATAGACGCGGCCCTGCACCACCGCCGCAAGACTCTGCGGAACAATCTGCGCCTGATCGGGCATGAGGGCGCGCCTGTAGACGCCGCCATAGCCGGGGCGGGCCTACGCGCCGACGTGCGGGCCGAAGACGTGGCGCTTGACGATTTGCAAGCCGTTGCCCGCAGCTTAGGCGTGGTACGGTAA
- a CDS encoding cob(I)yrinic acid a,c-diamide adenosyltransferase has product MKLYTKTGDGGTTGLYGADRVSKAHVRVEAYGTVDELNSVLGLARAHNTRSHKPDAPLDTDLEYLQNALFDLGADLATRAGGIYEKNLSRIDAEDVAFLEAMIDRYQADAPPFTGFVHPGGTPAAATLQVARAVARRAERDVIHLMHEEDTNIHAQVYLNRVSDLLFIMARAVNQRSGINEEAWNVKKRR; this is encoded by the coding sequence ATGAAGCTCTACACCAAAACAGGAGACGGCGGCACGACTGGGCTGTACGGCGCTGACCGCGTGAGCAAGGCGCATGTGCGCGTGGAAGCCTACGGCACGGTAGACGAACTGAACAGCGTGCTGGGGCTGGCGCGGGCGCACAATACCCGCAGCCACAAGCCCGACGCCCCGCTGGACACCGATCTGGAATATCTGCAAAATGCCCTATTTGATCTGGGTGCAGATTTGGCGACCCGTGCAGGCGGCATCTACGAGAAGAACCTGAGCCGAATAGATGCCGAGGACGTGGCCTTTCTGGAAGCCATGATCGACCGCTATCAGGCCGACGCGCCGCCGTTTACGGGCTTCGTGCATCCGGGGGGCACACCCGCCGCCGCCACGTTGCAAGTGGCCCGCGCTGTAGCCCGCCGCGCCGAGCGGGACGTGATTCACCTGATGCACGAGGAAGACACCAACATTCACGCTCAGGTGTACCTGAACCGCGTGTCCGATCTGCTGTTCATCATGGCCCGCGCCGTGAACCAGCGCAGCGGAATAAATGAAGAGGCGTGGAACGTGAAGAAACGGCGGTAA
- a CDS encoding carbohydrate kinase family protein produces MKFYVIGDVTVDHLYHLDQLPTPGSETAPSRSTMEPGGAGGTISVTLARLGHSVILAARVGDDPFAEYALGRVRGSGVSEAAIQRDPDHLTSTITVMQTPDGLRAMISDGAANRQLDPAKLKKKDVETSDALIISAYSLTEGPQREYSLKAIEAAKNAKKPVPVFIDLGTGAVNKAGTKLEQDVIGADYLMLNQHELLALTGTGSISTALAQLGAGGARRVIVKVGKMGSIVWTPDETELVDAVPPEGNVVDSTGAGDTFTAAFAHAALSGLPLARAARAANAAGALAATRFGAQSREITPGDLATVMTKK; encoded by the coding sequence GTGAAGTTCTACGTCATCGGCGACGTTACAGTTGACCACTTGTATCACCTAGACCAGTTGCCCACACCGGGCAGCGAAACCGCCCCCAGCCGCTCCACGATGGAACCCGGCGGCGCGGGCGGCACCATTTCCGTCACGTTGGCCCGCCTCGGCCACAGCGTCATTCTGGCGGCCCGTGTCGGAGACGACCCCTTTGCCGAATACGCCCTAGGCCGTGTGCGCGGGAGCGGCGTTTCCGAGGCAGCTATTCAGCGCGACCCCGACCACCTCACCAGTACCATCACGGTGATGCAGACCCCCGACGGTCTGCGGGCCATGATCAGCGACGGGGCAGCCAACCGCCAACTCGACCCGGCCAAGCTGAAAAAGAAGGACGTGGAAACCAGCGACGCCCTGATCATCTCGGCCTATTCCCTGACCGAAGGGCCGCAGCGCGAGTATTCGCTGAAGGCCATCGAAGCCGCCAAGAATGCCAAAAAGCCTGTGCCCGTCTTCATCGACCTCGGCACCGGGGCCGTGAACAAGGCCGGAACCAAACTGGAACAGGACGTGATCGGCGCGGATTACCTGATGCTGAACCAGCACGAACTGTTGGCGCTCACGGGGACGGGCAGCATCAGCACGGCACTGGCCCAACTCGGCGCAGGCGGGGCGCGGCGAGTCATCGTGAAGGTAGGTAAGATGGGCAGCATCGTCTGGACGCCCGACGAAACCGAACTCGTGGACGCCGTGCCGCCGGAGGGCAACGTCGTGGACAGCACTGGCGCGGGCGATACCTTCACGGCGGCCTTTGCCCACGCGGCCCTGTCTGGCCTGCCGCTGGCCCGCGCCGCCCGCGCCGCCAACGCCGCCGGAGCGTTGGCCGCCACCCGCTTCGGTGCCCAGAGCCGCGAAATCACCCCCGGCGACCTCGCGACGGTGATGACCAAGAAGTAA
- a CDS encoding TAXI family TRAP transporter solute-binding subunit, protein MKKSIKTVSTLLLLGTAAIAFAQGTTILTIGSGSTTGVYFPVATGMAKMINDAGAGLRANARSTGGSVFNMNALGTGELDIAIAQNDIAFYAYKGTGITAFEGKGNNKIRSMAVLYPEVLHVIARKDSNIKSIADLKGKKVVIGDLGSGTEQTARQVMEAYGLKLDDLGQTLRVSPAQGISLMQDKRADALFYTVGVGASAIAQIAQTVDVNVVPVSGNQASSLLKKYPFYVRFNIPAKSYKGVGATVPSVAVQAVMVTSTAVSEDSVYKAMKATFGNEADLKALHPSLGLNYTLDKAVKGLPTPLHPGAVKFFKEKGLNVK, encoded by the coding sequence ATGAAAAAGTCCATCAAGACCGTCTCTACCTTATTGCTTCTTGGAACCGCTGCCATCGCCTTTGCACAGGGCACCACCATCCTGACCATCGGGTCGGGCAGCACCACCGGCGTGTATTTTCCAGTCGCCACCGGTATGGCCAAAATGATCAACGATGCTGGTGCAGGCCTCCGCGCCAACGCCCGCAGCACTGGCGGCAGCGTGTTCAACATGAACGCCCTCGGCACCGGCGAACTTGACATCGCCATCGCCCAGAACGACATCGCCTTCTATGCCTACAAGGGCACGGGCATCACCGCCTTCGAGGGCAAGGGCAACAACAAGATTCGCAGTATGGCCGTGCTGTACCCCGAAGTGCTGCACGTCATTGCCCGTAAGGATTCTAACATCAAGTCGATTGCCGACCTGAAGGGCAAAAAAGTCGTGATTGGGGACTTGGGTTCCGGCACCGAGCAAACGGCCCGTCAGGTGATGGAAGCTTACGGCCTGAAGCTCGACGATCTGGGCCAGACCCTCCGCGTTTCTCCGGCACAGGGCATCAGCCTGATGCAGGATAAGCGGGCCGACGCCCTGTTCTACACGGTGGGCGTGGGCGCGAGCGCCATTGCTCAGATTGCCCAGACGGTCGACGTGAACGTCGTGCCGGTGAGCGGCAATCAGGCCAGCAGCCTGCTTAAGAAGTACCCCTTCTACGTGCGCTTCAACATTCCGGCCAAGTCGTACAAAGGCGTGGGCGCGACCGTGCCCAGCGTAGCCGTACAGGCCGTGATGGTCACCAGCACCGCCGTCAGCGAAGACTCGGTGTACAAGGCCATGAAAGCCACCTTCGGCAACGAAGCCGACCTGAAAGCCCTTCACCCCAGCCTCGGCCTGAACTACACGCTGGACAAAGCCGTCAAAGGGTTGCCCACGCCTCTGCACCCCGGCGCAGTCAAATTCTTCAAAGAAAAAGGCTTGAACGTCAAATAA
- a CDS encoding DUF4388 domain-containing protein — MQGLLSDLPLIGVMELINGTRQTGVLEVKSEVPYTVAYVQGEVVAGGILDWMGVDAIHASPMLPDSGTFAFELKPVTGKALGPYDHFMTDWARASDEWTQICAVIGSPSRVFQGNLSLFNDMQGRSVRAAARQADLPLFQVAQQVAEAVKEGKVDATNRYAWFGLRLRPGGNRAAIHPIARALDGEVNLGQLIEQGFNLNEVREYLLGELRLGLRFPGSGWVMRDLIWEQNQRRMQGETSA, encoded by the coding sequence ATGCAGGGCCTCCTCTCAGATCTTCCACTCATCGGCGTGATGGAACTCATCAACGGCACCCGGCAAACGGGCGTGCTAGAGGTGAAGTCCGAAGTGCCTTACACCGTTGCCTACGTGCAGGGCGAAGTCGTGGCAGGCGGCATTCTGGACTGGATGGGCGTGGACGCCATTCATGCCAGCCCGATGCTGCCCGACAGCGGCACCTTCGCCTTCGAGCTGAAGCCTGTAACGGGCAAGGCGCTGGGGCCATACGATCACTTCATGACCGACTGGGCGCGGGCCAGCGATGAATGGACGCAAATTTGCGCCGTCATCGGCAGCCCCAGCCGGGTGTTTCAGGGCAACCTGTCGCTCTTTAACGACATGCAGGGCCGCAGTGTCCGGGCCGCCGCGAGGCAAGCCGATCTGCCGCTGTTTCAGGTGGCGCAGCAGGTGGCCGAGGCCGTAAAAGAAGGCAAGGTTGATGCCACCAACCGCTACGCGTGGTTCGGCCTGCGCCTGCGTCCGGGCGGAAACCGGGCGGCCATTCATCCGATTGCCCGCGCACTGGACGGCGAAGTCAATCTGGGCCAATTGATCGAACAGGGCTTTAACCTGAACGAGGTGCGCGAGTACCTGCTGGGAGAATTGCGGCTGGGCCTACGTTTTCCCGGCAGCGGCTGGGTCATGCGCGACCTGATCTGGGAGCAAAACCAGCGGCGCATGCAGGGGGAAACTTCAGCGTAA
- a CDS encoding MFS transporter yields MNGLRPRLNVFGGWDRNGRLGILNGWFIFTGDGFFNVTVVVAGFAARLGAPNAVIGLLPAIAGGGWMLPQLLVAARVRSLPFKLPVYRSAALIRTLSYVSMILVAALLWHTPALCLTLFVLAMLVNALASGVSGLPFLEVVSKTVPTEKRARFFGTRNLYGGLLAFGAGLLVRWILGSGLAFPYDYALIFTLGTVAFSIGYWLFGRLSEPPDPPQPPEGVRAEVRAIPETLRDPHFRAFLSVRLLLAGASMAEPFYAVYALRELQFPAATLGIFVMTLTGVAPLSNVVWQRVAERKGSRRIIRYASVSAGLAPLYALLVGALGWTSWAYLGVFVLSSVAAQGFNLGHTNHLLNIAPAHARSRYIGTLNTLVGAALFAPVLGGLLADAAGYTPVFVLSAAFCAAAWWRCGKLRRDA; encoded by the coding sequence ATGAACGGCCTCCGCCCACGGCTGAACGTATTTGGTGGTTGGGATCGCAACGGGCGGCTGGGCATCCTGAACGGGTGGTTTATTTTTACCGGCGATGGGTTTTTTAATGTGACGGTGGTGGTGGCCGGGTTCGCGGCGCGGCTGGGCGCACCCAACGCCGTGATTGGGCTGCTGCCCGCCATCGCCGGGGGCGGCTGGATGCTGCCGCAACTGCTGGTGGCCGCGCGCGTTCGCAGCCTGCCGTTCAAGCTGCCCGTGTATCGTTCGGCGGCCCTGATCCGCACCCTCAGCTACGTCTCTATGATCTTGGTGGCCGCGCTGCTGTGGCACACGCCCGCGCTGTGTCTCACGCTATTCGTGCTGGCGATGCTGGTCAATGCGCTGGCGTCTGGAGTATCGGGCCTGCCTTTTTTGGAAGTGGTCAGCAAGACGGTGCCCACCGAAAAGCGGGCGAGGTTTTTTGGCACGCGCAACCTCTACGGCGGCCTGCTGGCGTTTGGCGCGGGGCTGCTGGTGCGCTGGATTCTGGGTTCCGGGTTGGCCTTTCCCTACGATTACGCCCTGATTTTTACCCTCGGCACAGTCGCTTTCAGCATCGGCTACTGGCTGTTTGGCCGCCTGAGCGAGCCGCCCGACCCACCGCAGCCGCCGGAAGGGGTGCGGGCCGAAGTGCGGGCCATTCCCGAAACGCTGCGTGACCCGCACTTCCGCGCCTTCCTGAGCGTGCGGTTGCTGTTGGCGGGCGCAAGCATGGCCGAACCATTTTATGCTGTGTATGCCCTGCGCGAGCTACAGTTTCCGGCAGCCACACTGGGCATTTTCGTGATGACCCTGACCGGAGTCGCGCCCCTGTCAAACGTGGTGTGGCAGCGGGTAGCCGAGCGCAAAGGCTCGCGCCGAATTATCCGCTACGCCAGCGTCTCTGCCGGACTTGCACCGCTGTACGCGCTGTTGGTGGGAGCGCTGGGCTGGACTTCTTGGGCCTACCTTGGCGTGTTCGTGCTGTCCAGTGTAGCCGCACAGGGCTTCAATCTGGGCCATACCAACCACCTGCTGAATATCGCCCCAGCACATGCCCGCAGCCGCTATATCGGCACCCTGAATACTTTGGTGGGCGCGGCCCTGTTTGCCCCGGTGTTGGGCGGTCTGCTGGCCGACGCCGCCGGATACACCCCCGTGTTCGTCCTAAGTGCAGCCTTCTGTGCGGCGGCGTGGTGGCGCTGCGGCAAGTTACGGCGGGACGCCTGA
- a CDS encoding chloride channel protein, with translation MRSPLPRAVLTRLETGRVVVLSVLLGGLVGGLCIVLRLALDELLRLGAQLTGYSPPGTPGEGGLLMAFGTALPWGLLALPLLGAAYTWLIPAKSGDPLTQLVRGYHARGQWPGLRVQLRTLAATLLGYGGGLLVGRDSAFTMVGQLGTRLLGRVTRLDSVEARTLTLAGAAAALGAVLHAPLAAAVLIAEVLYRRFEFEFEVLMPCVLASVAAYAVYGLAFGFQPLFSIADVQAPAATQLLEVMGIILAVTLLGWLSLLACRAIPEQWSDGRLRPVLGAVFGLLTAAVAWAGTFPLGNFGTVGTPAILGDGTGWMQLGASGFLGSEALGGGLWRWLLLALGARIAFGGGVLPSVGIGGVLGAGLGGVLGVDPAVAALVGMVAFVTVTLNVPVAAALLAVAWGGDAVLPVALLTAGVAHALSGESGLVPGQARSRAASAVHAGATAPPLPEGVRFIPRRTPDTPATPFDAPRPDDGADAETVPALAPAERELYRRGVPPSWRGARLSVLSLPPGVEVVGIVRDGTVRLPRPELLLTTDDELVFLARPDAYAALEGVLRLPGA, from the coding sequence ATGCGTTCTCCCCTGCCCCGTGCTGTCCTGACCCGCCTAGAAACGGGCCGCGTGGTGGTACTGAGCGTGCTGCTGGGTGGACTGGTCGGCGGGCTGTGCATCGTGCTGCGGCTGGCGCTGGACGAACTCCTGCGGCTGGGCGCACAATTGACCGGATATTCGCCCCCTGGCACGCCCGGAGAAGGCGGTCTGCTGATGGCTTTTGGGACGGCCCTGCCTTGGGGCCTGCTGGCCTTGCCGCTGCTGGGCGCGGCCTACACATGGCTGATTCCGGCCAAATCGGGCGACCCGCTGACCCAGTTGGTGCGCGGCTACCACGCGCGGGGGCAATGGCCGGGGCTGCGGGTTCAGCTCCGCACGCTGGCCGCCACGCTACTGGGCTACGGCGGGGGGCTGCTGGTGGGGCGCGACTCGGCCTTTACGATGGTGGGCCAACTGGGCACGCGGCTGCTGGGCCGGGTCACGCGGCTGGATTCGGTAGAGGCCCGCACGCTCACGCTGGCCGGGGCCGCCGCCGCGCTGGGAGCCGTGCTGCACGCGCCGCTGGCCGCCGCCGTCCTCATTGCAGAAGTGCTGTACCGCCGCTTCGAGTTCGAATTCGAGGTACTGATGCCGTGCGTGTTGGCGTCGGTGGCGGCCTACGCGGTGTACGGGTTGGCCTTCGGATTTCAGCCGCTGTTCAGTATTGCCGATGTGCAGGCTCCCGCTGCGACGCAGCTCTTAGAGGTCATGGGCATTATTCTGGCGGTCACGCTGCTGGGATGGCTGTCGCTGCTGGCCTGCCGCGCCATTCCCGAACAATGGTCGGATGGACGGCTGCGGCCTGTGCTGGGGGCTGTGTTTGGACTGCTGACCGCTGCGGTGGCGTGGGCAGGCACCTTTCCACTGGGCAACTTCGGCACGGTGGGCACGCCCGCCATACTGGGCGACGGCACCGGCTGGATGCAACTCGGCGCGTCAGGATTCTTGGGGTCGGAGGCGTTGGGCGGCGGGCTGTGGCGCTGGCTGCTGCTGGCGCTGGGCGCACGAATCGCCTTTGGCGGCGGCGTGCTGCCCTCGGTGGGCATAGGCGGCGTGCTGGGCGCGGGGTTGGGGGGCGTGTTGGGCGTCGATCCGGCGGTGGCAGCCTTGGTGGGCATGGTGGCGTTCGTCACGGTGACGCTGAATGTGCCGGTGGCCGCCGCGCTGCTGGCCGTGGCTTGGGGCGGCGACGCCGTGTTGCCTGTAGCCCTGCTGACGGCGGGGGTGGCGCACGCCCTCAGCGGCGAATCGGGGCTGGTGCCGGGTCAGGCGAGGTCACGGGCGGCCAGCGCCGTTCATGCCGGGGCCACCGCGCCGCCGCTGCCCGAAGGCGTGCGTTTTATTCCGCGCCGCACACCCGACACGCCCGCCACTCCCTTTGATGCACCCCGGCCCGACGACGGCGCAGACGCAGAAACTGTGCCTGCACTCGCTCCTGCTGAACGCGAACTGTACCGCCGGGGTGTGCCGCCGAGTTGGCGCGGCGCACGGCTGAGCGTGCTGTCGTTGCCGCCGGGTGTAGAAGTGGTGGGCATCGTGCGGGACGGTACCGTGCGCCTGCCCCGCCCCGAACTGCTGCTGACCACCGACGACGAACTGGTCTTTTTGGCCCGCCCCGACGCTTACGCCGCGCTGGAAGGCGTGCTGCGGCTGCCGGGAGCCTGA
- a CDS encoding N-acetylmuramoyl-L-alanine amidase family protein has translation MSRRLLLPLACSLLAPLALAVPRVGSHDGYTRLVFNLPKVATSTVKVSGQSVTVRLNVTLPAEQGALNAAGVTAYAVAGGTVTVTLAKGHASAKASVLPAASGQPARLVIDVPTSAAAARVPATPQARATPAPARTPTPTAVTRPAGSGTSIRPRVVLDAGHGGYDPGMVSRWVTEKEVTLAIAMRVRAELIKHGIDVVMVRETDRHLSSDKRTDLDMRSRLATTGTVSAFVSIHVNAAASSAQGIETFYFGQPLAGSDRSQAVRENGGGSVGQELTRQAANSAQSMLGDILAQAKVAFSRQLAQRVQTNLIAATGAVNRGVRTDTFYVIRNPTTPAILTEIGFGSSPVEGPRLANPAYRDRIAQAIARAILDFLNTK, from the coding sequence GTGTCCCGGCGTCTGCTGTTGCCGCTGGCCTGTTCTCTGCTTGCGCCGCTGGCCCTCGCCGTGCCCCGTGTGGGCAGCCACGACGGCTACACGCGGCTCGTCTTCAACCTTCCCAAAGTGGCGACCAGCACTGTGAAAGTGAGCGGCCAGAGCGTCACGGTGCGCCTGAATGTCACCCTGCCCGCCGAACAGGGAGCGCTGAATGCTGCGGGGGTCACGGCCTACGCGGTGGCAGGCGGCACGGTCACGGTCACGTTGGCCAAAGGCCATGCCAGTGCCAAGGCCAGTGTGTTGCCCGCCGCTTCGGGGCAGCCCGCACGCTTGGTCATCGATGTGCCCACGAGTGCGGCAGCCGCGCGGGTGCCCGCCACACCACAGGCCCGCGCCACACCCGCCCCCGCCCGCACGCCGACGCCAACGGCGGTGACGCGCCCTGCCGGATCGGGAACGTCTATTCGCCCAAGGGTAGTGCTGGACGCTGGGCACGGCGGCTATGACCCCGGCATGGTCAGCCGCTGGGTCACCGAAAAAGAAGTGACGTTGGCCATTGCCATGCGTGTGCGGGCCGAACTGATCAAACACGGCATAGATGTGGTCATGGTGCGCGAAACAGACCGCCACCTCAGCAGCGACAAACGCACCGATCTCGATATGCGCTCGCGGCTGGCGACCACCGGAACCGTCAGCGCTTTCGTGAGTATCCACGTGAACGCCGCCGCCTCCAGCGCACAGGGCATAGAAACCTTCTATTTCGGGCAACCGCTGGCCGGAAGTGACCGGAGCCAAGCCGTGCGGGAAAACGGCGGCGGCAGCGTAGGACAAGAGTTGACCCGGCAGGCCGCCAACAGCGCCCAGAGCATGTTGGGCGACATTCTGGCTCAGGCCAAGGTGGCCTTCAGTCGCCAGTTGGCTCAAAGAGTGCAGACCAACCTGATCGCGGCCACCGGGGCCGTGAACCGGGGCGTTCGCACCGACACCTTTTACGTGATCCGCAACCCCACCACGCCCGCCATCCTCACCGAAATCGGCTTCGGCTCCAGCCCCGTCGAAGGCCCCCGCCTCGCCAACCCCGCCTACCGTGACCGGATCGCGCAGGCTATTGCGCGGGCCATTCTGGATTTTCTCAATACGAAGTAG
- a CDS encoding NAD(P)H-hydrate dehydratase yields the protein MEEAGRAVADAVQDAFPEGRVLLLAGGGANGGDALVVARHLAALGRDVRVLAAPPRHPLTRANRKRLGAVGVRGAALSAAAVARESTAAAVLVDGLLGTGFTPPLRPELAEIVAAVNASGLPVVAIDLPTGLDATRADLVGETIEAALTVTLSGLKTALLFGPAAHRAGRVRLADLRLPPGWAQAEAFATRPTRAAVAGLLPTRFADAHKGTAGRVWVVGGHPGTAGAAALAGVGALRAGAGLVTVYSSAEVPLVMPELMIRQHEDVAGALAKAAAQGLPDALCIGMGLGPDAPALARLILSWGVPCVLDADALQPELAGLGHEGCVWTPHPGEAARLLACTTANVIRDPLAAARALQERYGGAVILKGGPSVVAHSGGLWVSRGGHPGMGSAGMGDTLAGVVAALLGQGLSSPNAALCAVTLHARAGERAGARHGYGLSASDVSGEVGGAWLDLVAG from the coding sequence ATGGAAGAAGCAGGGCGGGCGGTGGCCGACGCCGTGCAGGACGCTTTTCCGGAGGGGCGGGTGCTGCTGCTGGCGGGCGGCGGGGCCAACGGCGGAGACGCCTTGGTAGTGGCAAGGCATTTGGCAGCACTTGGCCGAGACGTGCGGGTGCTGGCGGCCCCGCCGCGGCATCCCCTGACGCGGGCCAACCGGAAACGGCTGGGCGCGGTGGGCGTACGGGGAGCAGCGCTGAGTGCGGCGGCAGTGGCGCGGGAATCCACAGCGGCGGCAGTATTGGTAGACGGCCTGCTGGGAACCGGATTCACGCCCCCGCTTCGGCCCGAATTGGCTGAAATCGTGGCGGCGGTGAATGCATCCGGCTTGCCTGTGGTGGCGATAGACCTGCCGACTGGACTGGACGCCACCCGCGCTGATCTGGTGGGCGAAACTATTGAGGCCGCGCTGACCGTCACCCTGTCGGGCCTGAAAACCGCCCTTTTGTTTGGCCCCGCCGCGCACCGGGCCGGACGGGTCAGGCTGGCCGATCTGCGCTTGCCCCCCGGCTGGGCGCAGGCCGAAGCTTTTGCCACCCGGCCCACGCGGGCAGCCGTAGCGGGACTGTTGCCCACACGTTTTGCCGACGCCCACAAAGGCACGGCGGGCCGGGTGTGGGTGGTGGGGGGCCATCCGGGCACGGCAGGGGCGGCGGCGTTGGCGGGCGTGGGGGCGCTGCGGGCCGGGGCAGGCTTGGTCACGGTGTATTCGTCGGCAGAGGTGCCCCTCGTGATGCCCGAACTGATGATCCGGCAGCACGAAGATGTGGCTGGCGCGCTGGCGAAAGCGGCGGCTCAGGGGTTGCCGGACGCCCTGTGCATCGGCATGGGCTTGGGGCCGGACGCGCCCGCTTTGGCCCGCCTGATCCTCAGTTGGGGCGTGCCCTGCGTGCTGGACGCCGACGCCCTTCAACCCGAATTGGCTGGTCTGGGGCACGAGGGCTGCGTCTGGACACCGCACCCCGGCGAAGCGGCCCGTCTGCTGGCCTGCACGACAGCCAATGTGATCCGTGACCCGCTGGCGGCGGCCCGCGCCTTGCAAGAGCGGTACGGCGGCGCGGTGATCCTGAAGGGCGGCCCCAGTGTGGTGGCGCACAGCGGCGGGCTGTGGGTCAGCCGGGGCGGGCATCCGGGGATGGGCAGCGCGGGCATGGGCGACACGTTGGCGGGCGTGGTTGCCGCGCTGCTAGGACAAGGGCTGAGTTCCCCGAACGCCGCGCTGTGCGCCGTCACCCTGCACGCCAGAGCGGGCGAGCGGGCGGGGGCGCGGCACGGCTACGGCCTCAGCGCCAGCGATGTCAGCGGGGAAGTGGGCGGGGCTTGGCTGGACTTGGTGGCGGGGTAG
- a CDS encoding tetratricopeptide repeat protein: MTDPAREGVLVAAPNTAVPEGGRPDSQVPEPAPQPSDPSKPVLDWKPFARSGEWRRAQAAAHLLPAAPEISAALGALVAAQDDVRARKYPGARRALAAYSQALTEGEAAGLVGEMALLRSLVAPEVLGLGLAALEAGSGKADPGELSEVLKPAHAHPITHAEACNALGVLHALREEPDAARSAFEDARRLDPGHYRALMNLGNLDLEAGRPADAEVCYREVLKLAPDYEGAHHNLGVALRRQGKVYESVGSIRRAQRLSVRQSQAETREDMREQFKANPKLRAVRWVLLAAVVILLLLIFRGAGG, encoded by the coding sequence ATGACCGATCCTGCCCGCGAGGGCGTTCTCGTTGCTGCGCCGAACACAGCTGTACCGGAGGGGGGGCGGCCTGATTCTCAAGTGCCTGAACCTGCTCCCCAGCCGTCTGACCCTTCCAAACCTGTGCTGGACTGGAAACCCTTTGCCCGCAGCGGCGAGTGGCGCAGAGCGCAGGCGGCGGCCCATTTGCTGCCCGCCGCACCCGAAATCTCGGCGGCGTTGGGTGCACTCGTGGCCGCGCAGGACGATGTGCGTGCCCGCAAATATCCGGGGGCGCGGCGGGCACTGGCCGCCTACAGTCAGGCCCTGACCGAAGGCGAGGCGGCGGGGCTGGTGGGCGAAATGGCCCTCCTGAGATCGCTGGTGGCCCCCGAGGTGCTAGGTCTTGGGCTGGCAGCGCTGGAGGCGGGCAGCGGCAAAGCCGATCCGGGCGAACTGAGCGAGGTGCTGAAGCCCGCGCACGCCCACCCCATCACACACGCGGAAGCCTGCAATGCTCTAGGCGTGCTGCACGCCCTGCGCGAAGAACCCGACGCCGCCCGGAGTGCTTTCGAGGATGCCCGCCGCCTCGATCCGGGCCATTACCGGGCGCTGATGAACTTGGGTAATCTGGATTTGGAGGCAGGCCGCCCCGCCGACGCCGAGGTGTGTTACCGCGAGGTGCTGAAACTGGCCCCCGACTACGAGGGCGCACACCACAACTTGGGTGTGGCCCTGCGGCGGCAAGGCAAGGTCTACGAATCGGTGGGGTCTATCCGGCGTGCCCAGCGCCTCAGCGTGCGCCAGTCTCAGGCCGAAACGCGGGAAGACATGCGTGAGCAATTCAAGGCCAATCCCAAATTGCGGGCGGTGCGCTGGGTGCTGCTGGCGGCGGTCGTGATTCTTCTGCTGCTGATTTTCCGGGGTGCTGGGGGGTAA